One window from the genome of Salvia miltiorrhiza cultivar Shanhuang (shh) chromosome 7, IMPLAD_Smil_shh, whole genome shotgun sequence encodes:
- the LOC130996096 gene encoding uncharacterized protein LOC130996096 — protein MIPMLRQLGKWTSNSIPLFPRPYTFLYTQTAHSYSSPSSQNLLKLRIKRANTTPYRARRRVIYDDDDDEDYGYNEELAMLESYTQLVKDEVLLVQAMVDEEQVEVLIYKGFSSCLNYGTSSNPSRSVLPAKAMVKSIDRARGPLNPSNIQYIERGLTFHQFKTRLPHQT, from the exons ATGATTCCCATGTTAAGGCAATTGGGTAAATGGACTTCAAATTCCATACCACTATTCCCTCGTCCTTACACATTTTTATACACCCAAACAGCCCATTCCTACTCCTCTCCCTCTTCCCAGAATCTTCTAAAACTCCGAATTAAACGAGCTAACACAACTCCATATCGTGCAAGAAGAAGAGTAATATAcgatgatgatgacgatgaAGATTATGGGTATAATGAAGAGTTAGCAATGCTCGAGTCTTACACACAATTGGTGAAAGATGAGGTTCTTTTGGTACAAGCAATGGTGGATGAGGAGCAAGTTGAAGTTCTTATCTACAAG GGATTTTCGTCGTGCCTGAATTATGGGACGTCTTCAAATCCATCAAGAAGTGTTCTACCAGCAAAGGCAATGGTGAAAAGCATAGACAGAGCAAGAGGGCCTCtaaatccatccaacattcAGTATATTGAACGAGGCCTCACTTTTCATCAATTTAAAACTCGCCTCCCCCACCAAACTTGA